In the Ornithinimicrobium pratense genome, TGCGGACGTGTGGTGTCGCCTGAGTCCGTGCGGGCGATGGCTACCCCGGCCCTGGGCGGAGCGGCGGGCGAGCTGGCTGGTGAGTTCTTGGACGCAGGCCTGAGCTGGGGGCTGGGCGCCGCCGTGGATGGCCAGGGCCGCTTCGGCTGGGACGGCGGGACGGGCACCTCGCTGTGGGTCGACCCGACGGCGGGGACCGCCGCAGTGCTGCTGACCCGGCATGGGATGGGCGGGGTGGCGCCGCCGGTGTATCTCACGCGGTTCTGGGAGGCGGTCCGCTCGGCGCCGTGGCCGTGAAGGTGACCGCACGGTGAACCTTGCGGGTGTCAGCACCGGTTTCGGCACCAGGGGCAATACGGTGGGGCCGTGACGAACGACGACGATCACTTTTCGCGGCCAGACGGGTCCGACGAGCCCGACAGCAGCCCCGCTGGACGCGCGGTGGCCGACCCGGTCGGTCCGAGAACGATGGATCCCGAGGAGGTGACGACCTCCTTGGAGGCGTCCGAGGGCGCCGGGCTGCGCAAGATCACGGCGTGGGCGTTCTGGGACTGGGGCAGCCAACCGTGGAACACGGTGATCACCACCTTCGTCTTCGCCGTCTACATCACCAGCGAGAGCTTCGGCTCGACCAACCACACCTCCCAGATGTTGGCGCTGTCGACGGCGATCGCGGGGTTCTTCGTCGCCGTGCTGGCCCCTGTCTTGGGGCAGAACTCCGACCGGTCCGGCCGCACGGTGCGCAACCTGCGCTGGCAGACCTGGATCCTGGCCGCCGTCGCCGCCAGCCTCTTCTTCGTCCAGCCCTCACCGGAGCACCTCATCCTGGGGCTGGTCCTGCTTGGCATCGGCTCGGTCGTCTCCGAGATCGCCGGCGTCAACTACAACGCCACCATCGAGCAGGTGGCCACCCCGACGACGGTCGGCCGGGTCTCCGGCTACGGCTGGGGCTTTGGCTACCTGGGCGGCATCGTCGCGCTACTCACGCTCTACTTCCTCTTCGTCCAGCCCGAGGTCGGTCTCTTCGGCGTCACCGGCGAGGACGGCATGGACATCCGGGTCTCGATGCTCATGTGCGGCATCTGGATCGCGGTGTTTACCATTCCCGCACTGGTCGCGCTCAAGGACCGGCCCAGGCCACGGGCGCCGCGGGTTGGCGTCATCCAGTCCTACAAGCTGCTCTTCGGGACCGTGCGACGGCTGTGGAAGACGTCACGGCACACCGTGTGGTTCCTGCTGGCCTCGGCACTTTTCCGCGACGGGTTGGCAGGGGTGTTCGCCTTCGGCGCGGTGCTGGCGGCCGGCACCTTCGGGATGAACGCCGGTGAGGTGATCATCTTCGGGGCCGCGGCTAATATCGTCGCGGGTGTCTCCACCATCCTCTTCGGCCTGGTCGATGACTGGATCGGCCCCAAGAAGGTCATCCTCATTTCGCTGTTCGCCCTGGTCGCGCTAGGCCTGGTGGTCTTCTTCCTGCACGACGGCGGCAAGACAGTCTTCTGGATCGCGGGTCTAGGCCTGACCGCCTTCGTCGGCCCCGCCCAGGCGGCCTCCCGCTCGTTCCTGGCCCGGCTGATCCCGGAGGGCAAGAGCGGGGAGATCTTCGGCCTCTACGCCACCACCGGTCGCGTCGTGTCGTTCCTCTCGCCCGCGGCCTTCGGTCTGGGCATCTGGATCGGCGCCCGGGTCACGGGGGAGGAGAACACGCAGTACTGGGGCATCCTCGGCATCGTGCTCATCCTCGCCGCCGGCGCCCTGGCGATGCTGCCGGTCAAGGAGCACACCCACCACCGGATCTGAACCGGTCGCGCACGCAGGTGCGGGAACGATGCGTCACAAGCGTGTCTGGGAGTACGGGTGTGACGCACCGTTTGCGCACGCGGTACCGCGGCGACGATCAAGGCCCGGCGCCCACCTGCGCCAGGACGAGGTCGCGGGCCTCGGCATACCGCCCCCGCACGTCTGTGCCGACCCGGCCGGACCGACCCGGCTCGACGGTCGTCAGACCGGGCATCGGCCAGCCGGCAGGCGATCGACTCGACCGGTCCCAGGGGTATGCCGTGCGCCGGCCCGGCTCCCGTGCCCCCGACCTCCGCGGGGCCCAGCACCCGGGGGGAGCAGGACGTCGTGGCCCAAGACTCCCCGCACCACGTCGGGCAGGTAGGCGCCGGTCGGAGGGCTCCAGTAGCCGGTGCCGGACGCGTCCGAGCGGTCGGTGACGAGCTCCTCGAGCGCC is a window encoding:
- a CDS encoding FGGY family carbohydrate kinase, producing MSDGPRAGDRLAWLREHEPELADRTAAVALPHDWLTWRLRGTGALEELVTDRSDASGTGYWSPPTGAYLPDVVRGVLGHDVLLPPGAGPRGGRGHGSRAGARHTPGTGRVDRLPAGRCPV
- a CDS encoding MFS transporter, which encodes MTNDDDHFSRPDGSDEPDSSPAGRAVADPVGPRTMDPEEVTTSLEASEGAGLRKITAWAFWDWGSQPWNTVITTFVFAVYITSESFGSTNHTSQMLALSTAIAGFFVAVLAPVLGQNSDRSGRTVRNLRWQTWILAAVAASLFFVQPSPEHLILGLVLLGIGSVVSEIAGVNYNATIEQVATPTTVGRVSGYGWGFGYLGGIVALLTLYFLFVQPEVGLFGVTGEDGMDIRVSMLMCGIWIAVFTIPALVALKDRPRPRAPRVGVIQSYKLLFGTVRRLWKTSRHTVWFLLASALFRDGLAGVFAFGAVLAAGTFGMNAGEVIIFGAAANIVAGVSTILFGLVDDWIGPKKVILISLFALVALGLVVFFLHDGGKTVFWIAGLGLTAFVGPAQAASRSFLARLIPEGKSGEIFGLYATTGRVVSFLSPAAFGLGIWIGARVTGEENTQYWGILGIVLILAAGALAMLPVKEHTHHRI